One part of the Solanum dulcamara chromosome 8, daSolDulc1.2, whole genome shotgun sequence genome encodes these proteins:
- the LOC129900731 gene encoding uncharacterized protein LOC129900731 isoform X2, producing the protein MENSSPSTSRKRQRAGESDPEPASDLNDDQLLSLEENFNFSDTLVALRMMRAHFPRIDKVSVQPFILRSQLYSSVKDRTQVDRELESLRREGVLRTFKLSIGQDDHAIMFLDDYFSQCSLLSLGGKVKEEHISLLINAGLLTRQLIDPNMYWFAIPNIGSILKGLSQGRKELMSFLNRRKYKEMAMAALEKKRLRLSPLDMRFHLRDLLGSGHLKTVEGPTGLVVKVVKD; encoded by the exons ATGGAGAACTCAAGCCCATCAACAAGCCGGAAACGGCAACGCGCCGGCGAGTCAGATCCCGAGCCGGCGTCGGACCTCAACGACGATCAATTATTGTCACTTGAGGAAAATTTCAACTTCAGTGATACACTGGTGGCTCTTCGCATGATGCGTGCTCACTTTCCCCGTATTGATAag GTTTCAGTTCAGCCTTTCATCTTGCGGTCACAGTTATACAGCAGTGTAAAGGACCGGACACAAGTGGACAGAGAGTTGGAG TCTCTAAGGAGGGAAGGAGTTCTGCGTACTTTTAAATTAAGTATTGGACAGGATGATCATGCTATAATGTTTTTGGACGACTACTTTAGTCAG TGTTCACTTCTGTCGTTGGGAGGCAAGGTGAAGGAGGAACACATCTCCCTCTTGATAAATGCTGGACTTCTG ACTCGACAACTTATTGATCCGAACATGTACTGGTTTGCGATTCCAAATATTGGATCAATTCTCAAGGGCCTTTCACAG GGAAGAAAGGAGCTTATGTCTTTCCTCAACCGTAGAAAGTACAAAGAGATGGCGATGGCTGCTCTGGAAAAGAAGCGCCTTCGACTCTCTCCACTAGATATGAGATTTCATCTCAGAGATTTGCTAGGATCAGGCCATCTCAAAACTGTCGAGGGGCCCACAGGTTTAGTTGTTAAGGTTGTGAAGGATTAA
- the LOC129900731 gene encoding uncharacterized protein LOC129900731 isoform X1, which yields MENSSPSTSRKRQRAGESDPEPASDLNDDQLLSLEENFNFSDTLVALRMMRAHFPRIDKVSVQPFILRSQLYSSVKDRTQVDRELESLRREGVLRTFKLSIGQDDHAIMFLDDYFSQIELVSKRLEAQKQEGLTVFEWFKEHVIHSKLDPSIGHEELCSLLSLGGKVKEEHISLLINAGLLTRQLIDPNMYWFAIPNIGSILKGLSQGRKELMSFLNRRKYKEMAMAALEKKRLRLSPLDMRFHLRDLLGSGHLKTVEGPTGLVVKVVKD from the exons ATGGAGAACTCAAGCCCATCAACAAGCCGGAAACGGCAACGCGCCGGCGAGTCAGATCCCGAGCCGGCGTCGGACCTCAACGACGATCAATTATTGTCACTTGAGGAAAATTTCAACTTCAGTGATACACTGGTGGCTCTTCGCATGATGCGTGCTCACTTTCCCCGTATTGATAag GTTTCAGTTCAGCCTTTCATCTTGCGGTCACAGTTATACAGCAGTGTAAAGGACCGGACACAAGTGGACAGAGAGTTGGAG TCTCTAAGGAGGGAAGGAGTTCTGCGTACTTTTAAATTAAGTATTGGACAGGATGATCATGCTATAATGTTTTTGGACGACTACTTTAGTCAG ATTGAACTTGTCAGTAAAAGATTGGAGGCACAGAAACAAGAAGGCCTTACCGTTTTTGAATGGTTCAAGGAGCATGTAATTCATTCAAAGCTAGATCCCAGTATTGGACATGAAGAACTT TGTTCACTTCTGTCGTTGGGAGGCAAGGTGAAGGAGGAACACATCTCCCTCTTGATAAATGCTGGACTTCTG ACTCGACAACTTATTGATCCGAACATGTACTGGTTTGCGATTCCAAATATTGGATCAATTCTCAAGGGCCTTTCACAG GGAAGAAAGGAGCTTATGTCTTTCCTCAACCGTAGAAAGTACAAAGAGATGGCGATGGCTGCTCTGGAAAAGAAGCGCCTTCGACTCTCTCCACTAGATATGAGATTTCATCTCAGAGATTTGCTAGGATCAGGCCATCTCAAAACTGTCGAGGGGCCCACAGGTTTAGTTGTTAAGGTTGTGAAGGATTAA
- the LOC129899421 gene encoding H/ACA ribonucleoprotein complex subunit 3-like protein, whose translation MYLQFYINDNGDKVYTTKKESPLGLATESAHPARFSPDDKFSRQRVLLKKRFGLLPTQKPPQKY comes from the exons ATGTATCTCCAGTTTTACATTAACGACAACGGTGACAAAGTTTACACCACTAAG AAAGAATCACCACTAGGATTGGCCACTGAGTCTGCTCACCCAG CTCGGTTTTCACCAGATGATAAATTTTCAAGGCAGAGAGTGCTTCTTAAGAAGCGTTTCGGCTTGCTGCCAACACAGAAACCACCTCAAAAGTACTAG